In a single window of the Planctomycetia bacterium genome:
- a CDS encoding diaminopimelate epimerase — MHFTKMHGIGNDYIYVDCINQKPPGNPSELAKRISDRHFGVGADGLILICPSERANVRMRMFNADGSEGEMCGNGIRCVAKYVYDHGLVKKELLTIETGRGVLELKLLVTSGKVHQVTVDMGEPILDGLKIPTIWDKPSVVQQPLEDDWGTQVIDLAEGCGLEPAMTCVSMGNPHVVLYCKDVGKLPISSVGPILEHAPAFPRRINVHFVQIHSSSEVTMRTWERGSGITLACGTGACAVCVAGVLTSQTSRQLLAHLPGGDLQLHWDGSGNHVFMTGPASEIFQGVWPD, encoded by the coding sequence ATGCATTTCACCAAAATGCATGGGATTGGCAATGATTACATTTATGTCGATTGCATCAATCAAAAGCCGCCAGGCAATCCTTCTGAATTAGCCAAGCGTATTAGTGATCGCCATTTCGGGGTTGGTGCTGATGGCCTCATCCTCATCTGTCCCTCGGAGCGGGCTAATGTCCGCATGCGCATGTTCAATGCCGATGGCAGCGAAGGCGAAATGTGTGGCAACGGAATCAGATGCGTCGCGAAATATGTGTACGACCATGGTCTAGTGAAAAAAGAGTTGTTAACCATCGAAACCGGCCGAGGTGTTCTTGAACTTAAACTGCTGGTCACGTCAGGCAAAGTGCATCAAGTGACGGTCGATATGGGTGAACCAATACTCGATGGATTGAAAATCCCGACAATCTGGGATAAGCCGAGCGTAGTTCAACAGCCACTGGAAGACGACTGGGGAACACAGGTTATTGATCTTGCGGAAGGATGTGGTCTGGAACCAGCGATGACCTGTGTATCCATGGGTAACCCGCATGTGGTTCTTTACTGCAAGGATGTTGGCAAGTTACCCATTTCAAGTGTCGGCCCGATTCTGGAACATGCCCCTGCCTTCCCTAGGCGAATTAATGTCCATTTTGTTCAGATTCATTCCAGCAGCGAAGTGACGATGCGAACCTGGGAACGAGGCAGCGGAATTACCCTGGCCTGTGGTACAGGAGCCTGTGCAGTCTGCGTTGCTGGTGTCTTAACCAGTCAGACTAGCAGGCAGTTGCTGGCACATTTACCTGGAGGCGACCTGCAACTGCATTGGGATGGATCAG
- a CDS encoding NADH-quinone oxidoreductase subunit A gives MGDGLNSFVPILIYVVLVLGFVVTSLGAAHLLSPFKRTKVKDTPYESGMDIVGDARQHFDVKFYLVAILFLVFDIELIFLYPWAVSAYQPVEGEATSGIPVMLRDPVFAVMLVFLVTLGIAYIYAWKKGVFKWR, from the coding sequence ATGGGAGATGGTCTGAATTCGTTTGTCCCCATTCTTATCTACGTCGTTCTCGTCCTTGGTTTTGTCGTTACGAGTCTGGGGGCGGCTCATCTCCTATCACCATTCAAACGTACCAAAGTCAAAGATACGCCTTACGAATCAGGCATGGACATTGTTGGCGATGCCCGCCAGCATTTTGATGTCAAATTCTATCTGGTCGCCATTCTGTTTCTGGTCTTCGATATTGAATTAATTTTCCTCTACCCCTGGGCAGTGAGTGCTTACCAGCCTGTAGAAGGGGAAGCGACCTCCGGTATTCCAGTCATGCTGCGTGATCCAGTCTTTGCAGTCATGCTGGTCTTCCTGGTGACCTTGGGTATTGCCTACATTTATGCCTGGAAAAAAGGGGTATTCAAATGGCGGTAA
- the nuoB gene encoding NADH-quinone oxidoreductase subunit NuoB produces the protein MAVSLPENVFTAKLDALANWVRTNSLWPMPFATACCGIELMATGASRHDLARFGAEVMRFSPRQCDLMIVAGRVVMKMLPVLQRIWQQMPEPKWCISMGACASTGGVFDTYAVVQGVDRFIPVDMYVPGCPPRPEQLIQAVIDLQEKIRQTGKFFSDEFDKRTQYTGPSQSLPRPLDAVVAPGDYTTATRQWEGTGKVQFGERGVRTSLEIHPARK, from the coding sequence ATGGCGGTAAGCCTGCCGGAAAATGTGTTTACAGCCAAGCTCGATGCTTTGGCAAACTGGGTACGGACCAACAGTCTGTGGCCCATGCCTTTTGCAACAGCCTGCTGTGGCATTGAACTGATGGCCACAGGTGCATCGCGTCACGACCTAGCACGCTTTGGCGCTGAAGTTATGCGGTTTTCACCCAGGCAATGCGACTTGATGATTGTCGCCGGCCGCGTCGTAATGAAAATGCTGCCTGTACTGCAGCGAATCTGGCAGCAGATGCCTGAACCCAAGTGGTGCATCTCCATGGGAGCGTGTGCCAGCACCGGTGGAGTCTTTGATACCTATGCTGTGGTACAGGGTGTAGATCGATTCATTCCTGTTGATATGTATGTTCCCGGCTGTCCGCCACGTCCAGAACAGCTCATTCAGGCAGTCATTGATCTACAGGAAAAGATTCGGCAGACTGGCAAATTCTTCAGCGATGAGTTTGACAAGCGAACGCAGTATACCGGTCCTTCCCAATCATTGCCGCGTCCATTGGATGCAGTCGTAGCACCGGGTGATTACACCACTGCTACCCGGCAATGGGAAGGAACTGGCAAAGTGCAATTCGGTGAACGGGGCGTAAGAACATCATTGGAAATTCATCCTGCCAGAAAGTAA
- a CDS encoding NADH-quinone oxidoreductase subunit C: MTAQEAINKLKEVSGNGSISTSEFRDNTRVHVSKDILMKVLTCLKNDCGFDFLVDITAIDYMGYPTATTDRFAVVYCLLNTSEGSRIVVKTMVNDPDPVLPSSYSLWKGADWPEREVYDMYGIRFEGHPDLRRILMPQEFTSYPLRKDYPLRGMGERHNFPVLTRAEG; the protein is encoded by the coding sequence ATGACAGCACAAGAAGCAATCAACAAACTGAAAGAAGTGTCTGGGAATGGCAGCATTTCCACCAGTGAATTTCGTGATAATACTCGTGTTCACGTTAGCAAGGACATCCTGATGAAGGTGTTGACCTGCCTGAAGAATGATTGCGGATTTGATTTCCTGGTTGATATCACGGCTATCGATTACATGGGTTATCCCACCGCAACGACAGATCGTTTTGCCGTAGTGTATTGTCTGCTCAATACCTCTGAGGGAAGCCGTATTGTTGTCAAGACGATGGTCAACGATCCCGATCCAGTGCTGCCTTCCAGCTATTCACTCTGGAAAGGTGCTGACTGGCCCGAACGCGAAGTCTACGACATGTATGGCATCCGTTTTGAAGGGCATCCCGATTTGCGACGTATCTTGATGCCTCAGGAATTTACTTCCTACCCGCTGCGAAAGGACTATCCGCTGCGGGGTATGGGAGAAAGGCACAACTTCCCGGTATTAACTCGAGCAGAAGGATAA
- a CDS encoding NADH-quinone oxidoreductase subunit D: protein MALDVLERQASDAPGLDEREFQWTLNFGPQHPATHTTLRLVLTLEGEQIIHAVPDIGFLHSGFEKLGEDLNLNQYVTIVDRMNYTSPLCNEIAWHHVCEKLLGIELTPRCKYIRVIINELMRIQDHLLNIGTCALDLGAFTAFLYAFYQRELIYDLCEHASGQRFHSSFTRVGGLLYDVDDAWIAKLRSFLKGFMKAYNDVTGLLNRNKIFIDRLRGVGVLTKEEAINRSATGPIARASGVLRDVRKDDPYLSYPDFDFQVVAAKEGDCLARYHVRMLEMLESHKIITQAIDNLPSGPVNVDVDGKVVLPDKSSTWRSIEGMIQHFELTMSNRGFKTPVNEVYGAIEGPGGELGFYLVCDGTEKSWRCRTRPPAFYHLAMFPHLIKGHMLSDVVAVLGSLSIIAAELDR, encoded by the coding sequence ATGGCACTGGATGTTTTAGAACGACAGGCAAGCGATGCACCTGGCTTGGATGAGCGAGAGTTTCAGTGGACACTGAACTTTGGTCCTCAACATCCTGCTACCCACACTACGCTGCGATTGGTTCTCACACTGGAAGGCGAACAGATCATCCATGCTGTGCCCGACATTGGCTTTCTCCATTCCGGTTTTGAAAAACTGGGTGAAGACCTCAATCTCAATCAGTATGTCACCATAGTTGACAGAATGAATTACACTTCGCCGCTGTGCAACGAAATCGCCTGGCATCATGTTTGTGAAAAACTGCTAGGCATCGAACTGACTCCACGCTGCAAGTACATCCGAGTCATCATTAATGAATTGATGCGTATTCAGGATCACTTGCTGAACATTGGCACCTGTGCACTCGATTTAGGAGCGTTTACCGCATTCCTCTATGCGTTCTATCAGCGTGAACTGATCTACGATCTGTGTGAACATGCTTCCGGTCAACGATTCCATTCCAGTTTCACACGCGTGGGTGGCTTGCTGTACGATGTGGATGATGCCTGGATCGCCAAGTTGCGGTCGTTCCTCAAGGGATTTATGAAGGCCTATAACGATGTGACAGGCCTTCTAAACAGGAACAAGATTTTCATCGACCGTCTGCGTGGTGTAGGAGTACTCACCAAAGAAGAAGCCATCAATCGATCAGCTACTGGGCCGATTGCACGGGCCAGCGGTGTCCTGCGAGATGTTCGCAAGGACGATCCCTATCTGTCGTATCCGGATTTTGATTTTCAGGTGGTGGCGGCAAAAGAGGGTGACTGTCTGGCACGTTACCACGTTCGCATGCTCGAAATGCTTGAAAGTCACAAGATCATTACTCAAGCCATTGATAACCTTCCCTCCGGCCCGGTGAATGTCGATGTGGATGGCAAAGTGGTGCTGCCTGATAAATCGAGCACTTGGCGCAGCATCGAAGGTATGATTCAGCATTTTGAACTGACAATGTCCAACCGTGGCTTCAAAACGCCAGTCAACGAAGTCTATGGTGCCATCGAAGGGCCAGGTGGAGAATTGGGCTTCTACCTGGTCTGCGATGGAACGGAAAAAAGCTGGCGATGCAGAACTCGACCGCCTGCGTTCTACCATCTGGCCATGTTCCCGCATCTGATCAAGGGACATATGCTCAGCGATGTGGTAGCAGTACTGGGGAGCCTGTCAATCATCGCTGCGGAACTTGATCGATAA
- a CDS encoding NAD(P)H-dependent oxidoreductase subunit E: MPVLTEAMIQKIKAYFPRYPDKQAVTLPALHIVQDELRCVPEGAIEEIAALLELSPAQIHDTLSFYGFYRDEKHKLGKHRLWVCRSLPCMLRGGEQLLAQCCEKLHAKPGETTSDGKITLEFGECIGACEQAPCVLVNDEIHGNIGDAQLDSLIADLRK; encoded by the coding sequence ATGCCAGTTTTGACTGAAGCAATGATCCAGAAAATCAAGGCGTATTTTCCACGATACCCCGACAAGCAGGCGGTGACGCTCCCGGCATTACACATTGTTCAGGATGAATTGCGATGTGTTCCTGAGGGTGCGATTGAAGAAATTGCAGCACTCCTGGAACTCAGTCCTGCACAAATCCATGACACGCTCAGCTTCTATGGCTTTTATCGCGATGAAAAACATAAGCTGGGAAAACATCGCTTATGGGTCTGTCGTAGTTTGCCCTGCATGCTTCGTGGTGGTGAGCAGTTGCTGGCGCAGTGTTGCGAAAAGCTTCACGCCAAGCCTGGCGAGACTACCAGCGATGGCAAAATAACGCTGGAATTTGGTGAATGCATCGGCGCGTGTGAGCAGGCACCCTGTGTGCTGGTGAATGATGAGATACACGGAAACATTGGTGATGCACAGTTGGACAGCCTCATCGCAGACTTAAGGAAGTAA
- the nuoF gene encoding NADH-quinone oxidoreductase subunit NuoF, translated as MAKFEPVLLKNVGVKDSHTLAVYQQRGGYKGLDAALAKSSAECVQITKDSALRGRGGAGFPTGVKWTFLPKDYTGPIFLCVNADESEPGTFNNRILMEDDPHQVLEGIMIACYATRATTAYIYIRYEYGHAYRRLQAAVDELYKAKKLGKDACGKKGFHCDIYLHRGAAAYICGEETGLIESLEGKRAWPRIKPPFPAIEGAFRKPTVVNNPETLACLPHIFTRGVAWFKSIGIPADPANPRDIGSYGPKLYCISGHINKPGCYELPLGITCRELIDDHAGGVWNGRKAKAVVPGGMSMGFLTESELDCKLDFNDPIKKGCLGLGTAALMVVDDQTNMVDVLFNSCRFFSHESCGQCTPCREGTAWMTKILTRIRKGKGELSDLDQLLEVANTIGTMPGTTICGLADGAAWPVKNAIQKYKQDFVDFINSGKSLIRPDELISAGGH; from the coding sequence ATGGCAAAGTTTGAACCAGTGTTGCTGAAGAACGTTGGAGTCAAGGATTCCCACACCCTCGCTGTCTATCAGCAGCGTGGAGGGTACAAGGGACTTGATGCAGCATTGGCCAAGTCTTCTGCTGAGTGTGTTCAGATCACCAAGGATTCAGCCCTGCGTGGTCGAGGTGGCGCTGGCTTCCCAACTGGTGTGAAGTGGACGTTTCTTCCTAAAGACTACACAGGCCCCATTTTTCTCTGTGTCAATGCAGACGAATCTGAACCAGGTACTTTCAACAATCGGATATTGATGGAAGATGATCCGCATCAGGTGCTCGAAGGCATCATGATTGCCTGTTACGCCACACGGGCAACCACTGCTTACATCTACATCCGCTACGAATATGGTCATGCATATCGACGGCTACAAGCTGCCGTGGATGAACTCTACAAGGCCAAAAAGCTCGGCAAAGATGCCTGTGGCAAGAAGGGCTTTCACTGTGACATCTATCTGCATCGTGGTGCTGCTGCTTATATCTGTGGCGAAGAAACAGGTCTGATCGAAAGTCTGGAAGGCAAGCGTGCCTGGCCTCGCATCAAGCCGCCATTTCCTGCCATCGAAGGTGCATTCCGTAAGCCCACCGTTGTCAACAATCCTGAAACCCTGGCTTGCTTGCCTCATATTTTCACTCGTGGTGTTGCCTGGTTTAAGTCAATAGGCATCCCCGCTGACCCCGCCAATCCTCGTGATATCGGAAGTTACGGCCCCAAGCTGTACTGCATTTCCGGCCATATCAACAAGCCAGGCTGCTATGAATTGCCACTGGGGATTACCTGCCGGGAATTGATAGACGATCACGCAGGTGGAGTCTGGAATGGTCGCAAAGCGAAAGCGGTTGTACCCGGCGGAATGAGCATGGGATTCCTCACCGAATCAGAGCTGGATTGCAAACTCGATTTCAACGACCCAATCAAAAAAGGCTGCCTGGGCCTGGGCACTGCTGCACTCATGGTCGTCGATGACCAGACCAACATGGTGGATGTGTTATTTAACAGTTGCAGATTCTTCAGCCATGAATCGTGCGGGCAGTGTACGCCATGTCGCGAAGGCACAGCCTGGATGACAAAGATTCTTACCCGTATTCGTAAGGGAAAAGGTGAACTCAGCGACCTGGATCAGTTGCTGGAAGTCGCCAATACGATTGGCACGATGCCCGGCACAACCATTTGCGGCCTGGCAGATGGAGCGGCCTGGCCGGTCAAGAATGCCATCCAGAAGTACAAACAGGATTTTGTTGACTTCATCAATAGCGGGAAATCGCTAATTCGACCTGATGAACTCATTTCCGCAGGAGGTCACTGA
- a CDS encoding molybdopterin-dependent oxidoreductase produces MATVWVNGQEIKLQDGEKLNAIEAAQRIGVEIPHYCWHPDLTVVASCRMCLVEVGERKPDGTVSMQPRVVPGCQTPVKDGSVVVTDSKKAKDAQAGTLEYLLLNHPLDCPVCDQAGECDLQDYSYKYGRGYSRFKDDKLQKADKDHIGENITLYTDRCVMCTRCVRFTREISGTSELQVINRGAAAEIDIFPDQPCNNKLAGNVVDLCPVGALCSKDFLYKQRVWFLQESNSVCPGCSTGCSINVSQNKNIVYRLTPRTNPDAQGSFMCDEGRFGFKYINAAQRLSAPLTKAGDRHVHVTWDALMPRLRRELKETVSRLGNQFAVVLSPFMTVEEAYLAAVYFQGLSAEVKFVLGPVPIHGSDDKYPKGPHGEAPAADKVKFTIRAEKCPNLRGVVPVIDHFQDDLIEWNDFIDAVNGGQFKAAYAVGGYPSAWVTSEEVSALSKLEFLAVQDVLPSALTAIAKYVLPGGSFAEKEGTFVNHNLLAQEIKRAINGPGEARADGRIFLELLERRGLFHAPTIRAELAKSIPYFEALGRGDLGAFGVFLSKGKTTNRMASSGSAVAGS; encoded by the coding sequence ATGGCAACGGTTTGGGTAAACGGACAGGAAATCAAACTGCAGGATGGCGAGAAGCTCAATGCCATCGAAGCGGCTCAACGTATTGGCGTTGAGATTCCTCACTATTGCTGGCATCCCGATCTGACGGTTGTTGCCAGTTGCCGCATGTGCCTTGTCGAAGTAGGTGAACGAAAGCCCGATGGCACCGTTTCCATGCAGCCTCGCGTCGTGCCGGGTTGTCAGACACCAGTGAAGGATGGTAGCGTTGTTGTCACCGACAGCAAAAAGGCCAAGGATGCCCAGGCTGGTACACTCGAATATCTATTGCTGAATCACCCACTCGATTGTCCCGTCTGTGATCAGGCTGGTGAGTGCGATCTGCAGGATTACAGCTACAAGTATGGCAGAGGATACAGTCGCTTCAAGGATGACAAACTTCAGAAGGCGGATAAAGATCACATCGGAGAAAACATCACGCTCTATACAGATCGCTGTGTGATGTGTACCCGCTGCGTGCGGTTTACTCGCGAGATCAGTGGCACCAGTGAGTTGCAGGTCATTAACCGTGGTGCAGCTGCCGAGATTGACATTTTTCCCGATCAACCTTGCAATAACAAGCTTGCAGGGAATGTAGTGGATCTCTGTCCGGTTGGTGCCTTGTGCAGCAAGGATTTTCTGTACAAGCAGCGTGTATGGTTTCTGCAGGAATCCAACAGTGTTTGCCCTGGATGCTCCACGGGATGCAGTATCAACGTATCACAGAACAAGAATATCGTTTATCGACTCACTCCACGGACCAACCCCGATGCTCAGGGATCGTTCATGTGCGATGAAGGCAGGTTTGGTTTCAAGTACATCAATGCTGCGCAGCGTCTGTCAGCTCCATTGACCAAAGCAGGTGACCGTCATGTGCATGTTACGTGGGATGCCTTGATGCCCCGGCTGCGACGTGAATTGAAGGAAACTGTTTCCCGCTTGGGCAACCAATTTGCCGTGGTGCTTTCGCCGTTTATGACTGTCGAAGAAGCATACTTGGCAGCAGTTTATTTCCAGGGGCTTTCTGCTGAAGTGAAATTTGTGCTTGGCCCGGTTCCAATACACGGTTCGGACGACAAGTATCCCAAGGGTCCGCATGGTGAAGCGCCTGCTGCTGATAAAGTGAAGTTCACCATCAGGGCTGAAAAGTGTCCCAACCTTCGCGGTGTGGTTCCAGTAATCGATCATTTCCAGGATGATCTCATCGAATGGAACGACTTCATTGATGCAGTTAATGGCGGGCAGTTCAAGGCAGCATATGCCGTTGGCGGATACCCCTCCGCATGGGTAACTTCTGAAGAAGTCTCAGCACTATCTAAACTCGAATTTCTGGCCGTTCAGGATGTTCTTCCTTCCGCACTGACGGCAATCGCCAAATATGTGTTGCCTGGTGGGTCGTTTGCAGAAAAGGAAGGAACTTTCGTCAATCACAACCTGCTGGCGCAGGAAATCAAACGCGCCATCAATGGTCCCGGTGAGGCCCGTGCCGATGGCAGGATTTTTCTTGAGCTGTTGGAGCGGCGTGGGCTGTTCCACGCACCAACGATTCGGGCAGAACTGGCTAAATCCATCCCTTACTTTGAAGCACTTGGCCGGGGCGATCTGGGAGCCTTTGGGGTGTTTCTGAGTAAAGGCAAAACGACAAACAGGATGGCATCTTCAGGATCAGCAGTGGCTGGTTCCTGA
- the nuoH gene encoding NADH-quinone oxidoreductase subunit NuoH, with product MWELLTHPWTIRGIVALLVLLIVPGICAYLIFLERKIAAWTQDRIGPNRVGPWGLLQSIADGLKFLLKEQIVPSYVNKVLYFVAPGIGVGCALLGLAVVPFGATSLNTADPQQWIIAPRVDIGILYVLAIGSLTVYAIILGGWASNNKYSFIGSLRSSAQVISYEIPLGMSILGIVLLVGSLNLEKIIDYQLHHGWFFLYQPLAFLIFFTSSLAENNRMPFDLPETEQELVGGFHTEYSAMKFAMFFLGEYSHMITISLLCSVLFLGGWHFPGITSVLGPGEFETWGGAIIKFLVLFTKMVLFIVIIMLIRWTIPRFRYDQLMGLAWKVLIPLSLGNLFFAMVVRHFNWSAWLLLPVNILLFLIPGAISIWRQNRQELELQHGVSVA from the coding sequence ATGTGGGAATTGCTGACACACCCCTGGACCATTCGAGGCATCGTTGCCTTGCTCGTGCTGTTGATTGTTCCAGGCATCTGTGCTTATCTGATCTTCCTGGAACGCAAAATTGCAGCATGGACACAGGATCGCATTGGCCCGAATCGCGTTGGCCCCTGGGGCTTGCTGCAATCCATCGCTGATGGTTTGAAGTTTCTGCTGAAAGAACAGATTGTCCCCAGTTATGTGAACAAAGTACTCTACTTTGTTGCCCCCGGAATTGGCGTGGGGTGTGCATTGCTGGGTCTGGCAGTAGTTCCATTTGGTGCGACTTCACTTAACACAGCAGATCCGCAGCAGTGGATCATTGCACCGCGGGTGGACATCGGTATACTCTACGTGCTGGCTATTGGTTCCTTAACGGTGTATGCCATTATCCTGGGTGGATGGGCTTCCAACAACAAATACAGTTTCATCGGCTCGCTTCGCTCCAGTGCTCAGGTGATCAGCTACGAAATACCGCTCGGCATGTCGATTCTGGGTATCGTGCTGCTCGTTGGTTCGCTCAACCTCGAAAAGATCATTGATTATCAGTTGCACCATGGCTGGTTCTTTCTCTATCAACCGTTAGCTTTCCTGATCTTCTTCACCAGCTCATTGGCTGAGAATAATCGAATGCCGTTTGACTTGCCTGAAACGGAACAGGAGTTGGTGGGTGGTTTTCATACCGAATACTCCGCTATGAAGTTTGCCATGTTCTTCCTGGGTGAATATTCGCACATGATTACGATCAGCCTGTTGTGTTCAGTGCTGTTCCTGGGTGGCTGGCATTTCCCCGGAATTACAAGCGTATTGGGTCCAGGTGAATTTGAGACATGGGGTGGAGCCATCATCAAGTTCCTGGTGCTCTTCACCAAGATGGTTCTTTTCATCGTGATTATCATGCTGATCCGATGGACTATTCCACGATTCAGATACGATCAGTTGATGGGGCTTGCCTGGAAAGTGCTGATTCCACTTTCGCTGGGAAATCTCTTCTTCGCCATGGTGGTGCGCCATTTCAACTGGTCTGCCTGGCTTCTGTTGCCTGTCAACATACTGCTGTTCCTGATCCCCGGAGCCATCTCCATCTGGCGTCAGAACAGGCAGGAATTGGAACTACAACATGGAGTTTCAGTTGCCTGA
- a CDS encoding NADH-quinone oxidoreductase subunit I: protein MAINAKDVKWVEQPKLTLMEKLYVPAIISGMGTTVKHMFKTMGGGGVTVQFPEERPVMPPHFKGLHRLNRDEQGRVKCVACYLCSTACPAHCIDIVAAPSPWPDREKYPETFVIDELRCIYCGMCEEACPVDAIELTTLFDLTGNSRSEMMFDKEKLLSVYDHTTNQGSDPVRTQRGKLGPCSELNEGIKYSNPNRANAQ, encoded by the coding sequence ATGGCGATTAATGCAAAAGATGTGAAGTGGGTGGAACAGCCCAAGTTGACCTTGATGGAAAAGCTCTATGTGCCGGCAATTATCTCCGGCATGGGCACCACGGTCAAACACATGTTTAAAACCATGGGTGGTGGTGGGGTTACGGTACAGTTTCCCGAAGAACGACCTGTCATGCCGCCGCACTTCAAGGGACTCCATCGACTGAATCGTGATGAGCAGGGGCGTGTAAAGTGTGTAGCTTGTTATCTCTGCAGTACTGCATGTCCTGCACATTGTATTGATATAGTGGCGGCGCCTTCGCCCTGGCCGGACCGCGAGAAATACCCCGAAACATTCGTCATTGATGAACTTCGCTGCATCTACTGCGGGATGTGTGAAGAAGCATGTCCCGTAGATGCCATTGAACTGACAACCTTATTTGATCTGACAGGAAACAGCCGCAGTGAAATGATGTTCGACAAGGAGAAACTGCTTTCGGTATACGATCATACGACGAATCAGGGCAGCGACCCGGTTCGTACTCAACGTGGAAAACTGGGCCCTTGCTCGGAATTAAATGAAGGGATCAAGTATTCCAACCCGAACCGGGCTAATGCCCAGTGA
- a CDS encoding NADH-quinone oxidoreductase subunit J codes for MNKFFSWLVTYWYLVLPILLGLVSLVALLPSASRKKVPLQAGLAAGVLSLLLAGLLILNRTGNFPLDLFFYFFSGVAVAAAGAMIVQRNPVYSALYFAIVILGVCGLFLVMSASFLAAVTIIVYAGAIIVTFLFVIMLAQQTGLADYDRRSRERIFSCLAGFVLLTAILFVIEKNFSVETDPKVVVAALKEAQDVTAADRYVRSSQEIMDLLKVNGKSVESQMNSLFSQLSAWPQVNENKAAAAQAWKDTNTLLQDNQVSKTHSSLSKLYAIALSMEEALQRHQGVLSSSKAGATNQAFLSQNRMDKNNDHVNELGRSLFGDYLYAVELAGTLLLVATIAAIVIAQESGRPSLSPRKKVAA; via the coding sequence ATGAATAAGTTTTTCTCATGGCTGGTGACATACTGGTATCTGGTGCTGCCAATTCTACTGGGCCTGGTATCTCTGGTGGCATTGCTTCCATCCGCCAGCAGGAAGAAAGTACCTCTTCAAGCAGGACTGGCTGCAGGAGTTCTTTCTCTTCTGCTTGCAGGTCTGCTGATTCTGAATCGAACCGGCAATTTTCCGCTCGATTTGTTCTTTTATTTCTTTTCCGGTGTTGCTGTAGCTGCAGCCGGGGCCATGATCGTTCAACGTAATCCAGTTTATTCTGCGTTGTATTTTGCCATTGTAATTCTGGGAGTTTGCGGACTGTTTCTCGTCATGTCAGCATCATTCCTGGCTGCTGTCACCATCATCGTTTATGCTGGCGCCATTATCGTAACATTCCTGTTCGTTATCATGCTCGCTCAGCAGACTGGACTGGCTGATTACGATCGTCGGTCTCGTGAGCGCATCTTCAGTTGCCTGGCAGGATTCGTTTTGCTGACCGCTATTCTGTTTGTTATTGAGAAGAATTTTTCTGTTGAAACTGATCCAAAAGTTGTGGTTGCGGCACTGAAAGAAGCTCAGGATGTAACCGCAGCAGACCGCTATGTTCGAAGCAGTCAGGAAATCATGGATTTGCTCAAGGTTAATGGCAAATCAGTTGAAAGTCAGATGAACTCACTGTTCAGTCAATTATCAGCTTGGCCACAGGTTAATGAGAATAAAGCAGCAGCAGCCCAGGCATGGAAGGACACTAATACTTTGCTGCAGGATAATCAGGTATCGAAGACACATTCGTCGCTTTCCAAGCTTTATGCAATTGCCTTAAGCATGGAGGAAGCACTCCAGCGACACCAGGGCGTACTCTCCAGCTCAAAAGCTGGTGCAACGAACCAGGCCTTTTTATCTCAAAACCGCATGGATAAGAACAACGATCATGTGAATGAACTTGGACGATCTTTGTTCGGTGATTACCTTTACGCTGTTGAACTGGCTGGAACGCTGTTGCTTGTCGCCACCATAGCAGCCATCGTTATTGCACAGGAATCTGGCAGGCCATCACTCAGTCCTCGAAAGAAGGTGGCAGCATGA
- the nuoK gene encoding NADH-quinone oxidoreductase subunit NuoK — MSVILHNYLIIGAILFGLGAIGFLTRRNLIVMFLCVEMMLSGVALNMVGFGNLHRNMQGQSFVIFMLSVAACEAAMALAVFLTLYRSRRTLDVSVWQELRDPGLEPVEDTTVLPADPASEPIEYPKLTPAGLRPGESASSEPRTGLTEEVTRA; from the coding sequence ATGAGTGTGATTCTCCACAACTATCTGATAATCGGAGCCATTCTCTTTGGACTGGGAGCTATTGGTTTTCTCACTCGTCGTAATCTGATCGTCATGTTTCTTTGTGTGGAAATGATGTTATCAGGCGTTGCGTTGAATATGGTCGGATTCGGCAACCTGCATCGAAATATGCAGGGGCAGTCGTTTGTCATATTCATGCTGTCAGTTGCAGCATGTGAAGCAGCCATGGCGTTAGCAGTATTCCTCACACTTTATCGTTCACGCCGAACACTCGATGTCAGTGTCTGGCAGGAACTGCGTGATCCAGGACTTGAGCCTGTTGAGGATACCACCGTATTGCCTGCTGATCCTGCCAGCGAACCGATCGAATATCCGAAACTGACACCTGCTGGACTTCGTCCGGGGGAATCAGCTTCCAGCGAACCACGTACTGGTTTGACAGAGGAGGTCACCCGTGCCTAG